The Aeromicrobium tamlense nucleotide sequence TCGTGGACGACCTCGCGGCGCGACTGTCCGCGAACGTCCCGCAGCACCAGGACCTCGCTCTCGTCCACGGCGACTTCCACCTGATGAACGTCATCACCGATCCCTCGGCCGGCCGCGTCACCGCGGTGCTGGACTGGGAGCTCTCGACCCTCGGCGACCCGCTGGCCGACCTGGGCGGGCTGCTGGCCTACTGGCCGCAGGCCGACGACGAGATCATCACGGGCTTCCGTGGGCCGACAATGCCCGGATTCCCGAGCCGGGCCGAGCTCGTGGAGGAGTACGCCCGCGCGACCGGACGCGACGTCTCGGCGATCGGCTTCTGGTACGTGCTGGGCCTGTGGAAGATCGCGATCATCGCCGAGGGCGTCCTGCGCCGCTCGATCGACGACCCGCGGAACACCGCCGTGACCGGCCAGATCTCCAGCGAGCTCATCGACGAGCTGATGCAGCGGGCCGATCTCGAGGCACGTGACGCAGGTCTATGACGCAGGGCACCCCCTGTAGGTAAACCTGAAATCAAGTTCATATAGAATCGTGGCAGTGCCGCGACCCCCGCCGGCACGTAGCGAGTCTGTGAGAGGTCGAGCATGAAGTTGAACTACCGAGGAGGCTCCGGTCGTCCGTCCGCGCTGCGTCGCGGACTGGGATCGGCGGCCGTCGTGGCCTTGGCCGCGTCGCTCCTGGCGGCGTGCGGCGGCGGGTCGGACTCGTCCGCCGGCACGTCCGGCGAGGCGCCCGACCAGGCCACGCTGGTGCTCCGCAACGACGTGGACACCTTCGACCCGATGCTGACGGCCGCCGAGCAGGGCGCCGTGCAGATGTACGAGGCGCTCTACGACACGCTCGTGCGCCGCAACTGGAAGACGGGCGAGTACGAGCCCGCGATGGCCACGAAGTGGGAGGCCACGCCCACCAAGATCGACTTCGAGCTCAAGACGGGCCTGAAGTGCAGCGACGGCACGGACCTCAAGCCGACCGACATCGCCAACTCTCTCAAGCGCCTCGCCGATCCGAAGACGGGCTCGATCTACACGGGCCGCTTCTTCGGCGCCGGCGGCGTGAAGGAGATCGTCGGCGACGACGCCGCGAACACCGTCTCGGTCGAGGTCAACGAGCCGCACTCGGACCTCATCGACAGCATGGCCACCGCCTTCATCGTGTGCCCGAAGGGCCTCGAGGACACCGAGAAGCTGGCCACCGAGCCGCAGGGCTCGGGCCCCTACCGCCTCGCCTCGATGAAGCGCGGCGACACGTACGAGCTCGAGGCGTGGGACTCCCCGGCGCTGGAGGATCCCGACAGCGTCCCGGCGAAGCTGACCTACCGCGTCGTGACGTCGGACTCGACCCGCGCGAACCTGGTCGACACGGGCGACGCCGACATCGTCAGCGTCGTGGGCCGTGACTCCAAGCGCCTCGAGT carries:
- a CDS encoding ABC transporter substrate-binding protein encodes the protein MKLNYRGGSGRPSALRRGLGSAAVVALAASLLAACGGGSDSSAGTSGEAPDQATLVLRNDVDTFDPMLTAAEQGAVQMYEALYDTLVRRNWKTGEYEPAMATKWEATPTKIDFELKTGLKCSDGTDLKPTDIANSLKRLADPKTGSIYTGRFFGAGGVKEIVGDDAANTVSVEVNEPHSDLIDSMATAFIVCPKGLEDTEKLATEPQGSGPYRLASMKRGDTYELEAWDSPALEDPDSVPAKLTYRVVTSDSTRANLVDTGDADIVSVVGRDSKRLESVVEPIQGKAFQSDSVVFNQRDGAPFADEALRRVVAQALDAESYTKAASFDVGEAIDTLATPNMDCYVESNGDLKPKFDKDQAKADLEAAGYGEGGKELTVRLLGYDLQNSGPEYVADALRELGITVEITNGTLAQAAGIVYGDSGEWDLLVFPMNAPAPHLYPAVTKMSSNLGEGGSYNFGRVTNPEFDKFAKLAPASTGDERCENWSKAEAALLERVDVVPMMWPIANYFSKDLTFETGYRTTDLRTIRVKG